The stretch of DNA CCACGGTCAGGACGTCCTTGAGGTGAAAGCTGGTCATTCGCTCAATGCCGATCTTGCGCAGGCAGTCGACTGGCTTGAGATCTGAACGCGTCCATTGCCCGACATCGCAGCAGGCCCCAATCTGTCTGCCTCGCCTTTTGCAGTGATCCAGCACGATGTCCGGGTGCCAATATTCAGACTTACCACGTTGGTGGTTGTGAAGAGCGAGTTGCATACCGTATTCGGCAAAGAGAGGTTCGAGCATGTCGAGTGTTTTGGGAGAAGGCTCAGTCACTACGACTTCGACTCCAAGACTTTTCCAGAATTCAAGCATGCGCCTCGCCTGATCCGGCTTGCCATTGAAATCTGCGAAGGTGCTGAGGAAGTCGATGCCGAGATCATTCGCGCGGGACTTGAGTTCCTTGCGAGCCTCCTCGGGCATATTCTCATCTGCGTTAACTCCCGGGCGTCTGGCATCGAGTTGTAGTATGGATCGCGGTTCGAAATAGCGAAGGCCAACTTTCGCGGCCATTTCCAGGCCCTCAAATAGCGGCACGCGACGGTAAGCCCAGTGCTGGACACTGATCTTCCAACCCAGCTTATCAGAGTGAGGATGGCCGGACTTGACTTGTTCGGCAGAAGCGGCGGGTAGAGAGAATAGCCCTGCAGCGAGTGCGGCAGAACCGGATGTTGAAAGAAAGTTGCGGCGATTCATGATTGACCTGATAGGTTAAGGTTCATTTGATAGCTCAAGGGCAGTGGTATTGAAGAACTCGACACATCTGGCGAGCTTAGGCATGGATTCAAGCCATTCACGCGAGTATTCGATGCCAATCATGGTGGGTTTGATATTCAGACGGTGTAGTTCGTAAAAGAACTCGCGAGACTTACCAATGCCGCTACCCCAGGCAACATCGTGACCGTTGGGACCGACGTCGTGAAGGTCATGCATCTGAATAGTGATGATACGATCTTTCAGCACGCGAATGGCTTCGAGAGGATCGACGCCATGCCGCAGCCAATAACCAAGGTCGGGCGCGGCACCAATGCGTTTGCTACGGCCTTCGCAGAGAGCAAGAACCATCTCTGGCTGCCAGAGCCTGGGGGAGATATCGGGGCCGTGATTGTGGATCCCGATATTGATACCGTATTCGTTGGCGAGTTTGTCGAGGAGGTCGAGTTGTTCGGCTTTCGGCTCGCAGATAAAGGTTTCAACACCCATCTTATTGCCGAATTCGAAGAGCTTGCGGCAGGATGTTTCATCGTTGGGAATGGTCTGAGCGTAGTAAGTCAGCATTCGCACACCCGCATCCGCCATGTGGAGGCGAATCTGACGCAACTCATCATCGTTAAGATGATGATCGAAGTTCTTCGGAATGTCCTTGCTGACATGTTGCATAAAGCTCAACCCGCCGATGTAAGGTAGGCCAAGTTCGGCAGTCTTGCTTACCGCTTCAAAAAAACTGAACTTATGAAATGTATAGGCTTCAATACCGATACGCCAGCCAAGCCTCTCTTGGGCACGGACTGCTGGTGTCAGAAAGGCGCTGGGAGTAGTGGCCGTAGAAAGGTCGCCGAGGACAAATTGGGCGCCGTCCAGATAGAAGCGAAGCATCTTCGCGTCTTCAAAGACGTGGGGGCTGTGTGCCAGCGCTGAATAGAAAACCCTTCCCTTCCCGTAGTTTTTAACCCACGCAAGTGCGTAGTCATTGTCGTCACGAAGGCAGTGATCTCTGTCATCAGGCTTGTAGGTGGACAAATCCGTCTTGTCCGTATCGATTTTAAGCAGCACCCTGACACTCTTTCGAGAGTAGGGAGAATGGAATCGGAAGATCTCATCCGACCAAGGATAAGCCTTCCCTTCAAATGCGGATAGTAAAGGGTGGGTAGAATCATCCAGACCCATGACTATCGGCTCCTTGACGTAGCCTCCACGATGATACGCTCCCCGGGCCCCGAGAAGGTGACCAAACTCCGGCCAGTCCTCCAGCGGTGGCCACTGCCACTTGGTGAAGGCCACAGACGTTCCGTGCACACCCATGAGGCCACCGCCGCTGGTTACAAATTCGAGCAGGTTTTGACGGCGTTCCGGTTCCACCACGCACGCACCAATGCTGTTATTTAGAAAGACAGCATCGAAATGCTTAAGGCTTTCCTTATCGAAGAGAGCAGGGTCTTCGCTGACCGTCACGTCGAACGCACCAGTACGTTTGCCCATATATCGAAACGCTTCACTGGCCGCCAAGATTGACTGGCGATGCCCGTTGTATTCCAAATTGCGATTAAAGATCAACAGTCGTCGAGGCTTGAGGGGTACAGCGCTTGCTACGGCAGGAGCTGCCTTGAAAATGCGTTCTCTACCATCAGCCTCAAGTACAAATGGTTCGTCAGCGTGGGCAGCCAACGAAAGGTTGATGATCGTTAAAAGCGACAAGATCCTGATCAAGTGATCCATGGACGAGAAATGCATCATAAAGCATATCGTTCGATTAGAGTAAGTGTGGACTAGCAAGTGCCAGCAGTTTAAACTGAAATCTCAATCTCGTGTACTTCACGTTTCAACGCTTGAATCGCTGACTGGCATCCCATTCAGTCTAGGATTCACCGTGGGGCTGGTCAACGATTCGCACCAAGATGTAGACGCGGGGTGTCCCAGATTGACTGTACTCAGTCTACCTGAGTGGCCAAGCTAAAGAAGAGCACTGGCACAGCCGCAACTCATGCAGCAACCCATCTGGCTTCCTCAGAAACTCGCATGACAGTTCTTCCGCCAATAAAACCTCCTCTGCCTGCGGCACATTGGTAGATCACGGACGAGCAACCTCTGCCACCCAGCGTGCCAGCAGGCATCAATCTTTGAAATTCATCATGTACTGAACGGAATTTTTTCTTGCCGGTGGATTAGTAAAAGGCGAGATTAACAGAACCGGCGTGCGCTCCGTCGCGAACCTCTCTTCGGGAATTCTTCCCCTGTGCCTGCGGCACGTCTGTGTTCGAGAATGAAGGGTGAAACATGCGTCGCACGATTTGGATCATGGCCGCACTGTGTGGCAGTTTCCCGATGGCGGATGTCCTTCCCGTGGGCTTGCCGCACAGCGCCGCTGCCAGCGAGATGTCTCCTGAGCAGAAGTATCTTCCGAACAACAGTGTGGCCATGGCTTCGGTCAGGCTGCGGAATATCGTGGAGTCGCCACTGTATCGACAGGCTGAGGGTGCGGGACTGCTGGCTGAATCACCACTCCTGAATTGGCCATTCCTTCAGAATCCCGCCTACATTGAACGCTTGCTGATCGCCGTCGATCAACCCGTCGTCGACCAATGGGCACAACTGGCCAAGCTCGGCGAAGTGAAGAAGCTGGACAGGTCGCGCGATCCCTTACTGGGTCTTTTAAAAGTCGATCTTGCTATGCATAACCACGCCAGCGCCTTGAATAGTCGGCTTCCAAGGCCGGATGGTGACGCTGAGGGAAAAGCCACCGGCTTGAGCTGGCGGGTCCATTTGCTCCCCCTGCTCGACGAGTTGGAACTCTACAAACAATTTCACTTCGATGAACCCTGGGATAGTCCGCACAACAAGTCGTTGATCCCCAGGATGCCGAAGGTCTTCGCTACAGCAGGTGTCACCGAACCAGGTAAGACCTCCATGCACCTGCCGGTGGGTGAGAAACTCGCCTTCCAGAATGGTATGGCACAAGGCCCCTCGTTACGTGACGACAGGGATGGTCATGATAGCACCATCATGATTGTGGTGGCCAATCAATCGCTGGCCACCGAATGGACAAAGCCCGGCGGCTTGCCCATCGACCTCGATCATGTGCGTCAGTCCCTCGGCGGGATTCCCTCCGAAGGTCGGCCCATCGTGATGTTGTCGGGGAGAATCCTGAAGGCCTCGCCCAACATCCGCGATCAGGATCTGGTCGCCTTCATGACGGCACGCGGCGGTGAGTGGCTTGACTTCAGAGGGGTCTACGCTCCATCAAATCCCTTGCAACCTCTCCCCACCTTCGTCGCGACTCTTAAGGAACCGGTCGCCGCCCATCACATGGAGCGATCCGCGAATGAGTGGACCACCATCAATGGTGAGACAGTTTACCTGAAAGATGGCGTCGGCCTGTGGGCACCCACGCCGACCACGGTCGTCATGGGAAACTACGAAACGCTGCAATCCCGCCTGAGAACCGGCACAGCCACCACGATGACACCGCATGCGCTGGTCGATCGGCTCAGTGGCACCGATGATCTCTCCATCGCGGTCGATATCAAGTCGCAGGATGCTCTTTGGCAAAAAATGGCCACATTCTTTCCGCAGGCAGATCAGCTCCTGAAATTCGAGTCTATCGCCATCGATGCCACTCTGAGCCGAGGGACTGCGGGGAGTTCATTGGCGCGAGTGGAACTGCTGACCCGTCATCCAGAAGCAGCGGCAGTGGCCACTGAGGAACTGCGGAAGCAGTTGAACATCGTCAGGGCGGTCGTCCCGGGTATGATCGAATCCGCCGCCGGGGCTCCTCTGGTCGATTTAGTCGTCAACAGCCTGAAAGGTGTTGTCGTCAAGCAGGAAGGGGCACACATCGTCTTGACGGTACTCGCACCTGCGAACATCAAAGAGCTTCCCGATCTGGCACAACCTCTGTTCGAGAAGCTGGGCCGCGAATTGTTTGCCAACAGCGAACGAAACTCTTTGAAGCAGATTGGCCTGGCCCTGCATCGATATCACGATGTCCACCATCGATTCCCCTCGAACTCACGGGGACCCGAAGTCGGCGACAAAGGAGGCTTGAGCTGGCGGGTCCATTTGCTCCCCTTTCTGGGCCGAGCCGATTTATACAACGAGTTTCATCTTGATGAGCCCTGGGACAGCGAGCACAACTTGAAGCTCGCGCAACAGATGCCCGAAGTTTTTCATTCGGATCTTGTCGCCGACCCGACGAAGACACCTTTTCAAGTCTTCGTGGGAGAAGGGACACCCCTCGGCGGCGATGAAGGACTCCCCCTGAAGGCTCTCCGCGACAGCACCATGCATACGATTCTCGTCGTCCAGGCTGGAGCCGATCAGGCGACAATCTGGACCAAACCCGGCGGCTTGACCTACGAGAAGCCCAACCCGGCACAAGGCCTGGGCAAAGTCGGCGATCGAGGTTTTCTGGCACTCCTCGCGGATGGATCGGTCAGGCGATTTTCAGCAACGCTCCACCCATATTTTTTGCGACAACTCATCGAGCACAACAACGGATGGTGACCGATTCGCGTACAACTGCTCGATAACGGTTGCATAGATTAGAATCAGCTTTTTTAAGGGAAGTTGGGTCGCTATGCGGATCATATTCCGCCCACCACCCGCGACATCTTCATGAGTAGGGTGCATGCCAATGCACCAAGTTCGCACGGCAACATACCTGGCCCCGCAGACGGCCAACATGCGGCATGTGTGACACGCTCAGAATTTAAAATTCTCGACCATCCGTGCCATGCTTGCGGCTCTGAGCAAGCATGTTCTGCCCGTCGATTAACTCATCTGAAATAAAGTAAGTTCAACAGGAGTCTCAGCCGCGTTTTGGTTACATCCAGACTATATTCCAAAGGGTGGCTCCGTTGAAAACTCCGATTTCTACCGCGGCGGTGAAGCTTCAAGAGGGCATTGCCGGAGAGGCAACTCCTTCAAGGTTTTCACCTGAAATCCCCAGAGCCTCGCAGGGCCCTTCTTCCGCCAACAGAACCTCACCCGTCTCCTGCACTCGCCTAGCCTGCCGACGAGCAACCTGTGACATTCCGTCCTGCTCCCTTTGATTTCTCACGTGTACCCCACTCGCTCGACATGCAGACGTCTTGTTGACCCGCCAGTTGATTGGCCCACCTTTGCCAGGTCACCCAGCATCACGAAGCCCTCTTGGGCAGACCCCACGCAATTGTTCCGTATCCGCTGAGCTCTTCATGAAACAGGGTATTGACAGTATTTCTCACAATCCCGATTCTTGAAGAAATTCAGATTCCAGAATTGTCCGAGTCCAGCAACGTTCCCGTACAAACTCCCGTGACGTCCACTCATTCAAAGGCTCATCGATGCTCTCACTCCATTCCGCTCGTGCTCGTTGGATGACCGGTGCATTCCTCCTGTTGGCCTTGGCCCTTACCGAGGGGATCTATTTCCGCGCTACGACAGCTGCGGATAAGGAAGACCAGTCGTTGAGTGCCTTCATGCGGAAGAAACTCGATGCGTCATCGAAAATTCTGGAAGGGATTACCACTGAAGATTCTCAGCTTGTGGTGCAGGGGGCGGATGCATTGCTCGCCATGAGTAAAACCGAGATCTGGAATGTGCTCCTCGACCAGGACTATCGGGACTTCAATACGGAATTCCGTGGGTCAGTCCGCAAATTGCGGGATGCCGCCGAAAAGGGAAATTTCGACAATGCCACCTTGCAATGGATGGATGCGGTGAAGTCATGCGTCGAGTGTCACAAATACGTACGGAGCCAGCGCCCTGTTGTGAAATAGAGTTGGTCAGAAGTAATGTCGGCGAGTCCGGCACTGCGGTGAGTCCCGACGTTATCCGTCGCTTTGTGCCCCCTGGCTGAAATTCCGATTTCTACCGGCGCGGCCCTGCCACAAAAGGGCACTGGCAACGCCGCAACCTTGTCCCATCTGAAATCTCAGCAACTCGCATGTCAATTCTTCCAGCAACAAAACCTCCTCTGCCTCCGGCACACAGGTCACCCGCAGACGACCAACTTGTGCCACCTCGCGGTTTCTTCGACGCGGAAGGTGACGAATTTCGATCATCTGATTGTCGCAGATTCAAGTCTTGTTCGGGGAGGCCATCGGATCAGTTCTGCCCGGCTCCGCTTGACTTGTCTTGCGACGGCTCCGATTACTTGGAAACTTCTGGGGAACTCAGGGCCACGCGGAAGCCGACGTAGTTGGAGCGAGTGTCCGGAGGGAAACCATTCATTCGACACCCTGACTTGCCTAACACTGCGGGACGCATCCAATCGCCGCCACGCTTCATTCGGAGATCGCCCTCCTTGGGGCCAGTGGGATCGCTAACCGCGCCCTCGGGGTAATCACCGGCCCAATCGCTGCACCATTCCATCACATTGCCGTGCATATCATACAGTCCCCAGGTGTTCGGATCTTTCCTACCGACCGGATGTGATTTGCCTTGACTGTTCGAAGAGAACCAGCCGTAGTCGTCAGCCAATTCCAGCCCTCCAAACCCGAACGGCGCGATACTGCCAGCCCGGCAGGCGTACTCCCACTCCGCCTCCGTCGGTAAGCGATACACTCGACCGTCCGCGCGCTCCTCGGGCAACTCCGAAAGCCTCTTGCAGAATTCAACAGCATCGTCCCATGAAACCTGTTCGACGGGATGATTCGAGCTGTCAACGCCATTGACCTGCTCACCTTGAAAGTAACTCGGGTTGTTGCCCATCACCTTCAAGTACTGGGCCTGAGTGACCTCGAAAGCGCCCAGGTAGTAGTCCCGAGAGAGTGTCACTTCGTGCCGAGGCTCCGCATGCCAGGCACCCACTTCTTTAACCCCCGAGCCCATCTGCAATTTCCCCTTGGCGATCGGTACCAGCTTCATACCCATACTGTTGGTCATTCCCTGATCAGTCTGTGCCGCTGATGATTCAGCACTGCTCAGGCGAGCTTGCTCAATCGCTGCCTCAGCAGTGGCGGAAAGCTGTCTTGAAGCACTTAAGATCGGAAGCACTACTTTCGGCCCCTGACCGCGAAAATGAATCTTCGTTTGGGAGAGGTCGATTTGCACTCGTTCGTCTACCGCAGTGGCCCGCTTCAGGTAAACGTTCCACTCGTTCCGTTTCACCTCGGTGTAGATGACCTCGCCGCTGACCCAACTCTTTGGGCCAGTCTGCTCAAACGACTTCTCTGGGGACGAGCCCTGATAGGTGATCTTCGAGACGTTGCGACCGGTGATCTCGGGGTCGATGGCTGGCTTCGAGACCTCGACCGGCCAGCTATTGCGGACAATCCGGACCCCGATACTGAAGCATTGACTAGCCCCCTGCCACCGATAACTACGGGTCGCCAGTCGGCAGCGGGTGGCTTCCTTGAACAAGCAGCCGCCCCGGATCACTCGATCCGCACCGATTTCCTTCGCCATCGGATCCGTTCCGCCCGGCAATTCCTCGTAGTAACAGTCCTGAACCCACTCCCAGGTACTCCCGTTCATGTCGTGCAGGCCCCACGCATTCGCCTTCTTAGTGCCTACCGGCTTCAAATAACCGCCGCTGTTTCCATCGTGCCACGCCACCTCATCAAGATTACCTCCGGGATACATTCCTGTCTCACCCGCTCGCGCCGCGTATTCATACTGCGCTTCGGTCGGCAACGACATCTTCCCGCCATCCTCGGTCCCAAGTTTGGCGTTAACCTTTTCCATAAACACCTGAGCGTCGTCCCAACTGACGCCCACGATGGGGAGATTAGGACCTTTGTTTTTCTCGGGGTGAGGCTTGCCGTAGGGGCCAATGCCATCCAGTGGATTGCTCCCCATCACCGCCGTCCACTGCGATTGGGTTACCTCGGTTTTCGAGATCCAGAAGCCCTTGCTCAGGATGACTTTGACCTGATCTTCTCTGCTCTCCCTGCCCTCCTCGGATGGCAGGCTCCCCATCAGAAACTCACCCGCTGGGCACCAGCAGAAGGTCATCTTCACGCCGGGTGCGATTTCGAACTCACGCTCCTCGCCAGCACGGCTACCCCTGAGCTTTGCGTAAGCCTCTGCACCAGCGGCATCGACGGTGTCTGGATTGGCTTCTTTTCTTTGTGCATTCATCTCTGTCTTCGGGAGGGAGTCCCGAAGTTTCGCATCAAGTTCAGCAAGGTCCACATAGATGACGCGGTCCGACCACTTCCCGCTGATAACGGATTTGGAACGATGATTGATGTAAGAGCGCCCATCACGCTGACCCAGGTAAGTGATGCTGTGCATCGTTTGGGGCATTCCGATTAAGGCATACTCCTTCTTGAACTCGGCTGGTGAAACACGCTTTGGCGTAACGCCGGCGGGAAGTTGATTTTCGTTGGTTGCAGGTTTCGAAGGGGCGGTAGTCTGCGCGTGCGTGCTGGCCAAGCAAATCAACGCGAGTGCCATGACAATGATTTCACCGAGGCTTTTCGATCTTCTCATCTTTGTGGTTCCGTTGAGTTACTTTGCACTTACGTTCGAACCCCAAAAAGGGTTATGCGCATGAGTTCGCTGAAATCATTTGCGCGGATTCAAAAAAAGTTCGTTTCTCAAAAAGTAGCCAATGGTATCGTCTGACTGTTAGGGCGGAAAAAAGGTGTGAGGAATCGATTTCATAACAAGGGCCATTGGCTTGCTTTGTTCGACCGCGCATCAGACGCCCCGCGAGAACTCCTGCCCAGGGGTGAGCTCATGCGGCGGCGAAGAAAGGTGACTGCTGATCCTCAGGTAGCCCGCCGAATAGATTGGAATGCGTATCATTCGTCGATACAGGCGGAGGACTTCGTTCTGTCCCATGACAACAGTCTAATCAGATTCGAGCCCAATCAGGCATCGAGTCTTTCACGAGGAAGGATTGTTAACAGGTTTGGGAGCTCTGGCATGTCGAAAACCCGATCTCCGCGGCGTGGCGAAACTTCCGGATGCCGGTCCGCCATGGGATAACCGCGAAGCGCCCCATGCCGAATTGACATAGCAGTGCCAGGCAGAAAGACCTGGTGTTGAATCTGTGAAAAGAAATTGATTCTGGAATTATTTTTAAATCCGCCGACGAGTGCTCAGCGAATGCACATGCGAGCTGCTCAGTTCTGTCGACAGAATCGTCTTTCCGATCTCAAACCATCGAACCATTGTCAAAGGGAATCTGAACATGAAACTGTTTTTTGCCACTGTCTTGTCGTTGGCTGTTGTTTTGGGAGCTTCGTCATTTGCAGCTGCCGAGGATAAGAAGGATATCGTGGATACTGCGGTAGGTGCGGGTAGCTTCAAAACGCTGGTTGCTGCTGTCCAGGCGGCCGACCTGGTGGATACATTGAAGGGCAAGGGACCATTCACTGTCTTTGCACCGACCGACGAAGCTTTCGCCAAGCTTCCCAAGGGTACGGTGGAATCGTTGCTGAAGCCCGAAAACAAGGAGAAACTGATTGCCATCCTGACCTATCACGTGGTCCCCGGGAAAGTTATGGCCAAAGACGTCGTCAATCTCACCGAGGCAAAAACAGTGCAAGGTTCCACAGTGAAAATTGCTGTTGAAGGTGGCAAAGTGAGCGTCGGCGGTGCGAACGTGGTGAAGACCGATATTGTGACCAGCAATGGCGTCATTCACGTGATCGACGCAGTCATGTTGCCCAAGTAGTATGCCTCATAGCTGTTAACGCAAGTTGGACGGGGTCGGTCTGCTTACTGACCCCGTCCCTTTGCACGCCTAGTGAGAGGAGGTTGATTTGCAAGTCCCGCTTTTAACCCGCATTGCCAACGGTGATACCGGAGCGGTTGATGAATGTATCGACCGCTATGGCGGGCTCGTGTGGTCGCTCGCCCGCCGACTCTCCTCTTCATTAGCTGATGCTGAAGACGCCGTTCAGGAAGTCTTCGTGGACTTGTGGAAGAATGCGGATCGTTATCGCGGGGAGATTGCTGGTGAGCCGACCTTTGTGGCAATGCTCGCGCGGCGTCGTCTGATTGATCGGCTCCGCAAGTCTGGCCGCCAGTTGGAATCACGACCAATCGATGAGCTTGCTTTGCAACATGCGGCTCCCCTGCAGACTTCCCCCGTAGAATTGGCGGAAGAAGTAGCCCAAGCTGCGGCTTGTCTGGAGAGGCTGCGAAAAGACGAACGGAAAGTGCTGGAACTCTCGATCTATCATGGCTTGCCGCAAACGCGAATCGCCAATCAAACGGGGCTGGCACTGGGCACAGTGAAAACCATTGCACGACGCGGGTTGTTACAACTC from Planctopirus ephydatiae encodes:
- a CDS encoding formylglycine-generating enzyme family protein; protein product: MRRSKSLGEIIVMALALICLASTHAQTTAPSKPATNENQLPAGVTPKRVSPAEFKKEYALIGMPQTMHSITYLGQRDGRSYINHRSKSVISGKWSDRVIYVDLAELDAKLRDSLPKTEMNAQRKEANPDTVDAAGAEAYAKLRGSRAGEEREFEIAPGVKMTFCWCPAGEFLMGSLPSEEGRESREDQVKVILSKGFWISKTEVTQSQWTAVMGSNPLDGIGPYGKPHPEKNKGPNLPIVGVSWDDAQVFMEKVNAKLGTEDGGKMSLPTEAQYEYAARAGETGMYPGGNLDEVAWHDGNSGGYLKPVGTKKANAWGLHDMNGSTWEWVQDCYYEELPGGTDPMAKEIGADRVIRGGCLFKEATRCRLATRSYRWQGASQCFSIGVRIVRNSWPVEVSKPAIDPEITGRNVSKITYQGSSPEKSFEQTGPKSWVSGEVIYTEVKRNEWNVYLKRATAVDERVQIDLSQTKIHFRGQGPKVVLPILSASRQLSATAEAAIEQARLSSAESSAAQTDQGMTNSMGMKLVPIAKGKLQMGSGVKEVGAWHAEPRHEVTLSRDYYLGAFEVTQAQYLKVMGNNPSYFQGEQVNGVDSSNHPVEQVSWDDAVEFCKRLSELPEERADGRVYRLPTEAEWEYACRAGSIAPFGFGGLELADDYGWFSSNSQGKSHPVGRKDPNTWGLYDMHGNVMEWCSDWAGDYPEGAVSDPTGPKEGDLRMKRGGDWMRPAVLGKSGCRMNGFPPDTRSNYVGFRVALSSPEVSK
- a CDS encoding sugar phosphate isomerase/epimerase family protein gives rise to the protein MNRRNFLSTSGSAALAAGLFSLPAASAEQVKSGHPHSDKLGWKISVQHWAYRRVPLFEGLEMAAKVGLRYFEPRSILQLDARRPGVNADENMPEEARKELKSRANDLGIDFLSTFADFNGKPDQARRMLEFWKSLGVEVVVTEPSPKTLDMLEPLFAEYGMQLALHNHQRGKSEYWHPDIVLDHCKRRGRQIGACCDVGQWTRSDLKPVDCLRKIGIERMTSFHLKDVLTVGDLDCRNTVIGEGAADCANCLKEIHTLGYRALVTIDFEHDSPALQHDMVKNIAFIEEQARLLT
- a CDS encoding DUF1559 family PulG-like putative transporter; the protein is MRRTIWIMAALCGSFPMADVLPVGLPHSAAASEMSPEQKYLPNNSVAMASVRLRNIVESPLYRQAEGAGLLAESPLLNWPFLQNPAYIERLLIAVDQPVVDQWAQLAKLGEVKKLDRSRDPLLGLLKVDLAMHNHASALNSRLPRPDGDAEGKATGLSWRVHLLPLLDELELYKQFHFDEPWDSPHNKSLIPRMPKVFATAGVTEPGKTSMHLPVGEKLAFQNGMAQGPSLRDDRDGHDSTIMIVVANQSLATEWTKPGGLPIDLDHVRQSLGGIPSEGRPIVMLSGRILKASPNIRDQDLVAFMTARGGEWLDFRGVYAPSNPLQPLPTFVATLKEPVAAHHMERSANEWTTINGETVYLKDGVGLWAPTPTTVVMGNYETLQSRLRTGTATTMTPHALVDRLSGTDDLSIAVDIKSQDALWQKMATFFPQADQLLKFESIAIDATLSRGTAGSSLARVELLTRHPEAAAVATEELRKQLNIVRAVVPGMIESAAGAPLVDLVVNSLKGVVVKQEGAHIVLTVLAPANIKELPDLAQPLFEKLGRELFANSERNSLKQIGLALHRYHDVHHRFPSNSRGPEVGDKGGLSWRVHLLPFLGRADLYNEFHLDEPWDSEHNLKLAQQMPEVFHSDLVADPTKTPFQVFVGEGTPLGGDEGLPLKALRDSTMHTILVVQAGADQATIWTKPGGLTYEKPNPAQGLGKVGDRGFLALLADGSVRRFSATLHPYFLRQLIEHNNGW
- a CDS encoding sigma-70 family RNA polymerase sigma factor, whose product is MQVPLLTRIANGDTGAVDECIDRYGGLVWSLARRLSSSLADAEDAVQEVFVDLWKNADRYRGEIAGEPTFVAMLARRRLIDRLRKSGRQLESRPIDELALQHAAPLQTSPVELAEEVAQAAACLERLRKDERKVLELSIYHGLPQTRIANQTGLALGTVKTIARRGLLQLRVCMQVRNQRRSNEVEVV
- a CDS encoding ThuA domain-containing protein — protein: MMHFSSMDHLIRILSLLTIINLSLAAHADEPFVLEADGRERIFKAAPAVASAVPLKPRRLLIFNRNLEYNGHRQSILAASEAFRYMGKRTGAFDVTVSEDPALFDKESLKHFDAVFLNNSIGACVVEPERRQNLLEFVTSGGGLMGVHGTSVAFTKWQWPPLEDWPEFGHLLGARGAYHRGGYVKEPIVMGLDDSTHPLLSAFEGKAYPWSDEIFRFHSPYSRKSVRVLLKIDTDKTDLSTYKPDDRDHCLRDDNDYALAWVKNYGKGRVFYSALAHSPHVFEDAKMLRFYLDGAQFVLGDLSTATTPSAFLTPAVRAQERLGWRIGIEAYTFHKFSFFEAVSKTAELGLPYIGGLSFMQHVSKDIPKNFDHHLNDDELRQIRLHMADAGVRMLTYYAQTIPNDETSCRKLFEFGNKMGVETFICEPKAEQLDLLDKLANEYGINIGIHNHGPDISPRLWQPEMVLALCEGRSKRIGAAPDLGYWLRHGVDPLEAIRVLKDRIITIQMHDLHDVGPNGHDVAWGSGIGKSREFFYELHRLNIKPTMIGIEYSREWLESMPKLARCVEFFNTTALELSNEP
- a CDS encoding cytochrome c, coding for MLSLHSARARWMTGAFLLLALALTEGIYFRATTAADKEDQSLSAFMRKKLDASSKILEGITTEDSQLVVQGADALLAMSKTEIWNVLLDQDYRDFNTEFRGSVRKLRDAAEKGNFDNATLQWMDAVKSCVECHKYVRSQRPVVK
- a CDS encoding fasciclin domain-containing protein produces the protein MKLFFATVLSLAVVLGASSFAAAEDKKDIVDTAVGAGSFKTLVAAVQAADLVDTLKGKGPFTVFAPTDEAFAKLPKGTVESLLKPENKEKLIAILTYHVVPGKVMAKDVVNLTEAKTVQGSTVKIAVEGGKVSVGGANVVKTDIVTSNGVIHVIDAVMLPK